A single genomic interval of Amycolatopsis albispora harbors:
- a CDS encoding TerC/Alx family metal homeostasis membrane protein, whose product MSVAAPADSVGSSSIGSPWLWVASIAVILGLLVTDFAVTRRPHEVSIREAIGWSVFYLTLPVLFGIWLWAVFDSGPALEFITGFVVEKSLSVDNLFVFMLILAGFAVPSPIQQRVLLYGIAGALVLRGIFIAAGAALLQAGTWAFLLFGLILLVSAGKILHEVHTGSAFAGRDVSQMRIVRLLRRFMPVTDDYRGTRLTVREHGRRALTPLAVVVAAVFVTDVVFAVDSVPAVYGITADPYLVFATNAFALLGLRALYFVLHATLAKLVYLNHGLAVILAFIGLKLVLHWAHGIWPATPQIPTPVSLAVIVAILAVVIAASLRTRRRAEQHVIEKD is encoded by the coding sequence CTGTCCGTGGCCGCGCCCGCCGACTCGGTGGGGTCCTCGTCGATCGGGTCGCCCTGGTTGTGGGTCGCCAGCATCGCCGTAATACTCGGCCTCCTCGTCACCGATTTCGCCGTCACCCGCCGTCCCCACGAGGTGTCGATACGGGAAGCGATTGGCTGGTCGGTGTTCTATCTCACGCTGCCCGTCCTGTTCGGGATCTGGCTGTGGGCGGTGTTCGACAGCGGGCCGGCACTGGAGTTCATCACCGGCTTCGTGGTGGAGAAGTCACTGTCGGTGGACAACCTGTTCGTGTTCATGCTGATCCTGGCCGGGTTCGCGGTCCCGTCCCCCATTCAGCAACGGGTGCTGCTGTACGGCATCGCCGGTGCCCTGGTCCTGCGGGGCATCTTCATCGCGGCGGGCGCGGCGCTGCTGCAGGCAGGCACCTGGGCGTTCCTCCTCTTCGGCCTGATCCTGCTCGTGTCCGCGGGCAAGATCCTGCACGAGGTGCACACCGGTTCGGCCTTCGCGGGCCGCGACGTATCCCAGATGCGTATCGTGCGACTGCTCCGCAGGTTCATGCCCGTCACCGACGACTACCGAGGCACCCGGCTGACCGTACGGGAGCACGGACGACGCGCGCTCACGCCGCTTGCGGTGGTGGTCGCCGCGGTGTTCGTGACCGACGTGGTGTTCGCCGTGGACTCGGTCCCCGCGGTCTACGGCATCACCGCGGACCCCTACCTGGTATTCGCCACCAACGCCTTCGCGCTGCTCGGCCTGCGCGCGCTCTACTTCGTGCTCCACGCCACGCTGGCCAAGCTCGTCTATCTCAACCACGGCCTGGCGGTCATTCTCGCGTTCATCGGTCTGAAACTGGTGTTGCACTGGGCCCACGGAATCTGGCCGGCCACCCCGCAGATCCCCACGCCGGTCTCCCTCGCTGTCATCGTGGCCATCCTCGCCGTCGTCATCGCGGCGAGCCTGCGCACCCGCCGCCGAGCCGAGCAGCACGTGATTGAGAAGGACTGA
- a CDS encoding FxLD family lanthipeptide, which translates to MTVQMEWSPTTVATPAAEVEMGSEFDLDITLVEVVDPAHLINMTDDGCGTTCEKSTCISAA; encoded by the coding sequence GTGACGGTTCAGATGGAGTGGTCGCCGACCACGGTGGCCACGCCCGCCGCGGAGGTCGAGATGGGCTCGGAGTTCGACCTCGACATCACGCTGGTCGAGGTGGTGGACCCGGCGCATCTGATCAACATGACGGATGACGGCTGCGGGACGACGTGCGAGAAGTCGACCTGCATCAGCGCCGCCTGA
- a CDS encoding bacteriophage spanin2 family protein: MRISTRWTSVLLGVGVVAAISGCGAVQQAGDTAGSAADTVTGAVAAAEVCSDALALVANPPDLSAPQAALDQAHTTATELTDLAATTSDTDIGRAITDLAATLQTATLDTLTSAPAAWLQTRADQAAALTTACAP, encoded by the coding sequence ATGCGCATCTCGACTCGATGGACCTCTGTGCTGCTCGGCGTGGGCGTCGTGGCGGCGATCAGCGGCTGCGGCGCTGTCCAGCAGGCCGGCGACACCGCCGGTTCGGCCGCGGACACCGTGACCGGCGCGGTCGCCGCCGCCGAGGTGTGTAGCGACGCGCTGGCACTGGTCGCCAACCCGCCCGACCTCAGCGCACCGCAGGCCGCACTGGACCAGGCGCACACCACCGCCACCGAGCTCACCGACCTGGCCGCGACCACCAGCGACACCGACATCGGCCGCGCCATCACCGACCTGGCCGCCACCCTGCAGACGGCCACCCTGGACACCCTCACCAGTGCTCCAGCCGCCTGGCTGCAGACCAGGGCCGATCAGGCCGCCGCGCTCACCACCGCCTGCGCGCCCTGA
- a CDS encoding helix-turn-helix transcriptional regulator — translation MRPAEPPPDHALPTPAGSDPTDSGTVDSGVVDAGAEPADAAASQTPGSWMFLSNHAHVLLCLAADPHQTLPVIAQKVGITTRAVQLILTDLIQGGYIERTKVGRRNHYRINPDGHLRHPLEAHHRIADLITAVGPATPDDARDASADGASTPPRRRRTG, via the coding sequence ATGCGGCCTGCCGAACCCCCACCCGACCACGCCCTCCCCACCCCAGCGGGCTCGGATCCCACCGACTCCGGCACGGTGGATTCTGGCGTGGTGGATGCTGGTGCGGAACCGGCCGACGCCGCCGCGTCGCAGACGCCAGGGTCGTGGATGTTCCTGAGCAACCACGCCCACGTGCTGCTCTGCCTGGCCGCCGACCCGCACCAGACCCTGCCCGTCATCGCCCAGAAGGTCGGCATCACCACCCGCGCCGTCCAGCTCATCCTCACCGACCTCATCCAGGGCGGCTACATCGAGCGCACCAAAGTCGGCCGCCGCAACCACTACCGCATCAACCCCGACGGCCATCTGCGCCACCCGCTGGAAGCCCACCACCGCATCGCCGACCTCATCACCGCCGTCGGTCCCGCCACCCCTGACGATGCTCGTGATGCTTCGGCTGACGGCGCCTCGACTCCTCCGCGTCGTCGCCGCACCGGATAA
- a CDS encoding NUDIX hydrolase, whose amino-acid sequence MPDQATIDAAAVDARLAETEYDDAQAWLHARSTALEPLAAEVWVTDPEHRHVLLVRHRVRGWVPPGGTVEPGETPRAAAARELLEETGLLGELLSVPAAVAVRSFRADWTPTLSLSYGAVINRDAPLGGEKGQPPKWVDLDESWESVFPEDRDRIRAYVRRLAAEHAVEAR is encoded by the coding sequence ATGCCTGACCAGGCGACGATCGACGCTGCGGCCGTCGATGCTCGCCTTGCCGAGACCGAGTACGACGACGCTCAGGCGTGGCTACACGCACGTTCGACCGCGTTGGAGCCGCTCGCAGCCGAGGTCTGGGTCACCGACCCGGAGCACCGCCACGTGCTGCTCGTGCGGCACCGGGTGCGAGGCTGGGTACCGCCTGGCGGAACCGTCGAGCCAGGCGAGACGCCTCGAGCCGCAGCAGCCCGTGAACTCTTGGAGGAGACCGGCCTGCTGGGCGAGCTGCTGTCAGTGCCGGCGGCCGTCGCTGTCCGCTCTTTCCGCGCCGACTGGACGCCAACGCTGAGCCTGTCCTACGGAGCCGTCATCAACCGCGACGCGCCACTCGGCGGGGAGAAGGGACAGCCGCCGAAGTGGGTCGACCTGGACGAATCGTGGGAGAGCGTGTTCCCCGAGGATCGCGACCGAATCCGCGCGTATGTGCGCAGGCTCGCGGCAGAGCACGCGGTCGAGGCGCGCTGA
- a CDS encoding bifunctional folylpolyglutamate synthase/dihydrofolate synthase, whose product MRRAGVWQWLDGHVDHERGVGVAAGGVVSQAPTTVVIERLLRTLGRPEQRVPVILVAGTNGKSTTARILAAVLAGSGLRVGLYTSPHLHRPQERITIDGVTITDDELAAVLDPLVADERTASELGRPSWFELMTAAAVGWFADQRVDVAVVETGLGGSGDATAALGAGLVVVTSVGVDHVEYFGDTRWDNAVAEAGAVPEGATVVLAEADPAMHPPFLGRRPSRVVTVDRDFGVAADAPVADGRTVSLFTPGATYDDVFLRLLAPWQAANAATALAAAEVWLARPVADQVVRAVCGALRASGRFELVHTPGPVLMDGAHNEEAATALARALRERFDGVSRTVVVGMTGTRAPEAFLSALGVGAGDWVICTSPRTPRAVPLARLAAAARAVGAGSVAVEADVGDAVRRAAAANDSTLTVVTGSLYVIGEALPVVRALVT is encoded by the coding sequence GTGAGGCGCGCCGGGGTATGGCAGTGGCTGGACGGTCACGTCGACCATGAGCGGGGGGTGGGGGTCGCTGCTGGTGGGGTGGTGTCGCAGGCCCCGACGACCGTGGTCATCGAGCGGCTGCTGCGCACGCTCGGCCGGCCCGAGCAGCGGGTGCCGGTGATCCTGGTGGCCGGCACCAACGGCAAGAGCACGACCGCCCGGATCCTGGCCGCGGTGCTGGCGGGCAGTGGACTGCGGGTCGGGTTGTACACCAGTCCTCATCTGCACCGGCCGCAGGAGCGGATCACCATCGATGGTGTCACGATCACCGACGACGAGTTGGCGGCGGTGCTCGACCCGCTGGTGGCGGACGAGCGCACCGCGTCAGAGCTGGGGCGGCCCAGTTGGTTCGAATTGATGACCGCGGCCGCGGTGGGCTGGTTCGCCGACCAACGTGTTGATGTCGCGGTGGTCGAGACCGGTCTGGGTGGCAGCGGCGACGCGACCGCCGCGCTCGGCGCCGGCCTGGTGGTGGTCACGTCGGTGGGCGTCGACCACGTCGAGTACTTCGGTGACACGCGGTGGGACAACGCCGTGGCTGAGGCTGGCGCGGTTCCTGAGGGCGCGACCGTGGTGCTAGCCGAAGCGGACCCGGCCATGCACCCGCCGTTCCTGGGCCGCCGCCCCTCGCGCGTGGTGACCGTGGATCGTGACTTCGGCGTGGCCGCCGACGCGCCGGTCGCGGATGGCCGGACGGTGTCGCTGTTCACGCCCGGGGCGACTTATGACGACGTTTTCCTGCGTCTGCTGGCACCGTGGCAGGCGGCGAACGCGGCGACGGCGTTGGCCGCCGCCGAGGTGTGGCTGGCCCGGCCGGTGGCCGACCAGGTGGTGCGGGCGGTCTGCGGGGCGCTGCGGGCTTCGGGCCGCTTTGAGCTTGTCCACACCCCCGGCCCTGTGCTGATGGACGGCGCCCACAACGAGGAAGCGGCCACCGCGCTGGCACGGGCGCTGCGGGAGCGGTTCGACGGCGTCTCCCGCACCGTGGTGGTCGGTATGACCGGGACCCGCGCGCCGGAGGCGTTTCTGAGTGCCCTGGGGGTCGGGGCTGGTGACTGGGTGATCTGCACCTCGCCCCGGACACCGCGAGCGGTGCCGCTCGCCAGGCTCGCCGCCGCCGCGCGGGCGGTGGGCGCAGGATCGGTCGCGGTCGAGGCGGATGTGGGTGATGCGGTGCGCCGCGCGGCGGCGGCGAATGATAGCACGCTCACGGTAGTTACCGGGTCGCTCTATGTGATCGGCGAGGCGCTGCCCGTCGTGCGAGCGCTGGTGACGTGA
- a CDS encoding TerC family protein, whose amino-acid sequence MVVPLWAWAAVLGVILVMLAIDLFAHRRAHVVGVREAAAWSAVWVALGLGFGAIVWWAWGSEFAAQYFAGYVIEKSLAVDNVFVFAIIFGYFAVPREYQHRVLFYGVLGALVFRAVFIAAGSVLIASFAWILYVFGAFLVATGVRMAVHRNETIDPDRSVVLRLFRKVIPTTEEYHGQKFLVRQAGRWVATPLLAVLVLVEVTDIVFAVDSIPAIFAITQQPFLVFTSNAFAILGLRAMYFLLADLMHRFIYLKLGLALVLVWVGIKMLLLDLYKIPTWFSLAVVALLLAVAVTASWIRTRTTPATPAAASADSLAGAEPDTVTTEPAQTGAAAAETAPSSPTGLSTRD is encoded by the coding sequence GTGGTTGTTCCGTTGTGGGCGTGGGCCGCGGTGCTCGGCGTGATCCTGGTGATGCTCGCGATCGACCTGTTCGCCCACCGCCGCGCACACGTGGTCGGGGTCCGCGAGGCCGCCGCCTGGTCGGCGGTGTGGGTCGCGCTCGGCCTCGGGTTCGGCGCGATCGTGTGGTGGGCGTGGGGCAGCGAGTTCGCCGCCCAGTACTTCGCGGGCTACGTGATCGAGAAGTCCCTCGCGGTGGACAACGTGTTCGTCTTCGCGATCATCTTCGGCTACTTCGCCGTTCCCCGCGAGTACCAGCACCGCGTGCTGTTCTACGGCGTGCTCGGCGCACTGGTGTTCCGGGCGGTGTTCATCGCCGCGGGCTCGGTGCTCATCGCGTCCTTCGCCTGGATCCTGTACGTGTTCGGCGCCTTCCTGGTCGCCACCGGTGTCCGGATGGCCGTGCACCGCAACGAGACCATCGACCCCGACCGCAGCGTCGTGCTGCGCCTGTTCCGCAAGGTCATCCCCACCACCGAGGAGTACCACGGGCAGAAGTTCCTGGTGCGCCAGGCCGGGCGCTGGGTGGCCACCCCTCTGTTGGCGGTGCTGGTGCTGGTCGAGGTCACCGACATCGTCTTCGCCGTCGACTCCATCCCGGCGATCTTCGCCATCACCCAGCAGCCGTTCCTGGTGTTCACCTCCAACGCCTTCGCCATCCTGGGCCTGCGCGCCATGTACTTCCTGCTCGCCGACCTGATGCACCGCTTCATCTACCTCAAGCTAGGCCTCGCCCTGGTGCTGGTGTGGGTCGGCATCAAGATGCTGCTGCTCGACCTCTACAAGATCCCCACCTGGTTCTCGCTGGCCGTGGTCGCCCTCCTGCTCGCCGTCGCCGTCACGGCCAGCTGGATCCGCACCCGCACCACCCCGGCCACCCCAGCGGCTGCCTCTGCCGATTCGCTGGCCGGTGCGGAGCCCGACACGGTCACGACCGAGCCAGCCCAAACCGGGGCGGCCGCAGCCGAGACGGCCCCGTCCTCGCCCACTGGCCTGTCGACGCGCGACTGA
- a CDS encoding helix-turn-helix domain-containing protein, whose translation MSDRRDAFAARREQMGYTQESFGAAVGVEFSTVGRWERGTLTPQPYRRPCLAKTLDVSLDQLDALLTPNRQASTVATEPADPAEADDMNRRDLLRLFSMTGALLALPAGETVLGDVDRLAATAHAGTVDTAGAAEFAQLNSHLWRVYALSPTKAQVLPLVRAQLGVLSDSLRRPQTPTIRQRLCELTADLFQLAGEIFFDGNRYTDAAHCYTLAATASKEAVASDLWACALTRHAFVAVYERRFADAAPMLDVAATIARRGDPSLSTRHWVAVVQAETFAGLGDFDSCQHALDTAAEVQRLRGQVHNGGWLRFDGSRLAEERGTCYVTLGRHDLAEAALVDALQGTLTARRKAGVLTDLAMIGVHRRDPDQVVTYADTVLTTARQTRSGVIAQKLRVLQPHLASLLNDQQIQRLDAEITKLVGNRAA comes from the coding sequence ATGAGTGACCGACGAGATGCCTTCGCCGCGCGGCGTGAGCAGATGGGCTACACCCAGGAGAGCTTCGGCGCGGCGGTGGGCGTGGAGTTCTCCACGGTCGGACGCTGGGAACGCGGCACCCTGACCCCGCAGCCGTACCGTCGACCGTGTTTGGCTAAGACCCTCGATGTGAGCCTCGACCAGTTGGATGCGTTGCTCACGCCGAACCGGCAAGCTTCTACCGTTGCCACTGAACCAGCCGACCCTGCGGAGGCCGACGACATGAACCGTCGTGACCTGCTGCGCTTGTTCAGCATGACCGGCGCGTTGCTCGCGCTGCCTGCTGGCGAGACAGTACTCGGCGACGTCGACCGGCTCGCCGCCACAGCTCACGCGGGCACGGTGGACACGGCGGGAGCAGCGGAGTTCGCCCAGCTCAACTCCCACCTGTGGCGCGTGTACGCACTGTCGCCGACCAAGGCCCAGGTGCTGCCGCTGGTCCGAGCCCAACTCGGTGTACTCAGCGACTCCTTGCGACGACCGCAGACACCGACCATCCGACAACGGCTCTGCGAGCTGACCGCCGACCTCTTCCAGTTGGCGGGGGAAATCTTCTTCGACGGCAACCGATACACCGACGCCGCTCACTGCTACACGCTTGCGGCAACAGCGAGCAAGGAGGCCGTCGCTTCCGACCTGTGGGCCTGCGCGTTGACCAGGCATGCTTTCGTCGCCGTGTACGAGCGCCGATTCGCGGATGCCGCGCCGATGCTCGACGTGGCCGCCACCATCGCACGTCGAGGCGACCCCAGCCTGTCGACCCGACACTGGGTCGCCGTGGTGCAGGCCGAGACCTTCGCCGGCCTCGGCGACTTTGACTCCTGCCAACATGCCCTCGACACCGCTGCTGAGGTCCAGCGCCTACGGGGCCAGGTGCACAACGGCGGCTGGCTCCGGTTTGATGGCTCCCGCTTGGCTGAAGAACGCGGAACCTGCTACGTCACGCTGGGCCGCCACGACCTAGCTGAAGCGGCTCTGGTCGACGCCCTGCAGGGCACCTTGACCGCCCGCCGGAAAGCAGGCGTCCTGACCGACCTGGCGATGATCGGCGTGCACCGTCGCGACCCGGACCAGGTCGTCACCTACGCCGACACCGTCCTGACTACCGCCCGCCAGACCCGCTCGGGGGTCATCGCACAGAAGCTGCGGGTCCTTCAGCCACACCTTGCTTCCTTGCTCAACGACCAACAAATCCAGCGACTCGATGCCGAGATCACCAAACTCGTCGGCAACCGCGCCGCGTGA